TTGAAAAAAAGAAAGAAATATTAAAAAAAGATAAAGAAAAATTTCTTAAATTATATATAACTTTTTATGTAAAAAAACTTTATAGTAAAGATTCTTCTGAGTTTTTTAAAAATCCAGATTATTTAACCTTCCTAAACGAAGAAGAAAGGTTTAAATTTATAGAAAAAGCTCTAATAAGAAAAATACTTAGTATTGAAAAAGAAGAAAATACTATAACATTTGCGTATAATAAAATTTTAAAAAATATAGAAAAAGAAAAAGCAAAAGTCCAAAAAGCTCAAAAAGTTTACGCAGTAAATCCCTTAGATGGGAAACCTATAGAACTTGGAAATCATATTTTAAAAACTAAAGGACCTCTTTCTATTTTAGCACCAATTGCTGGTATTATTAAAGGTATAGGTTACAAACAAAATAATATTCATATAGTTATAGAAAATGAGCAATGTAAAGCTACAATTTTAGGACTTGATGAAGTTATTGTTAATGTAGGAGATAAAGTATTAAGAAATCAAATAATTGGAAATGTAAAGGGTGAAAAAAATTTATCTTTTTCTGTAAAATGTGAAAAACCTGTTTCTTAAAGGTTTTTATAAATTTTTTAAAACTTTAGGTTCTAAGTAAGAGAAAAGCTTACCAGGTAAATAAAGCCCACATCCAAGTATCCAGTGTTTATCTTTTAAAATCACATACCCGGGCTCTAAATCAAGTTCTATTTCTACTTTATTTCTCTCTTTAAGAATTAAAATGACCTCTTCTGGAAGGGTAATTATATTTTTTTTAGCTAAATAACCAAATCTTTGAAGGAAGGCTGAGGTAGGTTTTAAATATTTAGAAACTTGTCTCAAAAATAAAAGTCCTACTGTTTGAACTTGAAGATTTTTAAGTTTTTCTAAATAAAAAGTTTTCGGAAAAAGCCAAAAATTAGAAACTCCTCTTAAAATTTCGTATTTTTCAAAATAAAAGGGTTCTATACCAAACCTATCTTCTAAATATTTTAAAATCTCTTCTCTTTCCTTTTCTGAAACCTTTTGAGGAAATCTACCTTCCATAGTTATTTTATATTTTATCTAAAAATCTTGTTTTTGACAAAATGTATTATAAAATTTAGGCATTTAAAGATTATATAATTATATAAAGAGGGGAATTTATGAGTATAGCAGAAAAATATAAATCTGCTGGTGTTGATTTAGAAAAGGCAGTTCTTTTGGTAGAAATTGTAAAAAAATTTACTGCCAATCTTCCCCAAAAAGGGATTATATCAGAGATTGGCGGTTTTTCCGGTCTTTTTTCTTTAGATATTTCTTCTTATAAAAATCCTGTACTTACAGCCTCAACAGACGGAGTAGGTACAAAAATTAAGGTAGCAATTAAAGCGAATAAACATAAAGGAATTGGAATAGACCTTGTTGCTATGTGTGTAAATGATATCATTACTTCTGGGGCAAAGCCTTTATTTTTTTTAGATTATTTAGCCTTTGGTAAATTCAATGAAAAGGTCTTTTCAGAGTTAATAGAAGGAATTGTTGAAGGATGTAAAATTTCTGAATGTGCACTTTTAGGCGGTGAAACTGCTGAAATGCCAGGATTGTATGCCGAAGAAGATTACGATTGTGCTGGCTTTGTTGTAGGTATTGTAGAAAGGGATAAAATTATAGATGGTTCTAATATTTCTATTGGAGACATACTTTTAGGAATTCCCTCAAGCGGGCTTCATAGCAATGGTTTTTCTTTAGTAAGAAAGATTCTATTTGAGGAAAACAAATTTAGTTTAGATTATATTCCTGAAGAATTGGAAAAACCTCTTGGAGAGGAAATTTTAACTCCCACTAAAATTTATGTTCCTTTTATTAAAACTATTCTTAGTAAAAATCTTCCTATAAAAGGATGTGTTCATGTTACAGGTGGGGGCTTTATTGATAATATACCAAGAATATTACCTAAAAACTGTAAAGCAGTTATTGAAAAAGGTTCCTGGGAAATCTTACCTATTTTTGATTTTATTCAAAAATTAGGAAATATTTCTGAGGAAGAAATGTTTAGAGTTTTTAATTGTGGAATAGGTTTTATTTTAATAATAAGTGAAGATATATTAGAAGAAATTAAGAACCTCATTTTGGCTCTTGGTGAAAAATGTTATGTTATTGGTTATATTGATAAAAGAGATGAAAAAGAAAATCAAGTAATTTTTGTTGAGAAAAGATAAATGTATTTTCAAGAAGTAATAGCAACTCTTAATAAATTTTGGGCAGAAAAGGGATGTGTCATTTTACAGCCATACGATATGGAAGTTGGAGCTGGAACTTTTCATCCTGCTACATTTTTAAGAGCTCTTGGTCCTAAACCTTTTTCAGCAGCCTATGTAGAACCTTGTAGAAGACCAACAGATGGAAGATATGGAGAAAACCCAAATAGACTCCAACACTATTATCAGTATCAAGTTATTATAAAACCCTCTCCAGATGGCATTCAAGATATTTATTTGGAAAGCTTAAAAGCTCTTGGTATAGACCCAAAAGAACATGATATAAGATTTGTAGAAGATGACTGGGAATCTCCTACACTTGGAGCTTGGGGTCTGGGATGGGAAGTTTGGCTTGATGGAATGGAAATTACCCAGTTTACCTATTTTCAACAAATCGGAGGATTTGATTGTAATCCAGTTACTGTAGAAATCACTTATGGACTTGAAAGAATTACTATGTATCTTCAAGGAGTAGAAAATGTATTTGATATAAAGTGGAATAAAAATATAACCTATAGAGATATTCATTTTAGAGGAGAAGTAGAATATTCCATCTACAATTTTGAAGAAGCAGATGTTTCTCTCCTAAAAGATCTTTTTAACAAATTTGAGAAGGAAGCTAATAGACTTTTAGATCGTGGACTTGTTTTACCAGGATATGATTATGTTATAAAATGTTCACATATCTTTAATCTTCTTGATGCAAGAGGAGTTCTTTCTCCTATAGAAAGAGCTAATTATATAGGTAGAGTTAGAGGAATAGCTAAAAAAACAGCTGAAAAATGGCTTGAGACTGAGGAATATTAAATGGGTAAAAATTTACTTTGGGAGATAGGAACCGAAGAATTACCTGCAAGATTTATTATTCCAGCTTTAGAAAGTTTAAAAATTTTGACAGAAAAAAAATTAAAGGAAAGTCTTTTAAACTTTGAAGAAATAAAAACTGCAGGAACGTTAAGAAGGCTTACTCTCTTTGTTAAAAATTTATCCGAAAAACAAGAAGAAATAGAAGAAGAAATTCTTGGTCCTTCAGTAAAAATAGGAATTGATGAAAAGGGAAATTATACTAAACAAGCCTTAGGATTTGCTAAAAAATACGGATTAACTCCTGAAAATTTAACTATAAAAAGAACAGAAAAAGGAGAATACCTTTGTTTAAAAAGAAAAATTCCAGGTAAAAAAACTATAGAAATTCTTCCACAAATTCTTTTAAATATCCTCCAAAATATTTATTTTCCAAAATCTATGAGATGGGGTAATTATGAAATAAAATTCGCAAGACCCATAAGATGGGTATTATGTCTATACGGAAAAGAAGTAGTTCCCTTAAAAGTAGCTAATATTGAAGCATCTTCATTTACCTTTGGACATAGATTCCTATCAGAAAAACCTATCCAAATTTCTGAAGCAGATTGGGAAACTTATGAAGTACTTTTAGAAAAAAATTATGTAATTGTAGATCCAGAAAAAAGAATTCTTAAAACTAAAGAAGAAATTTTAAAAGTTTCTAAAAATATAGGCATTCCAGAAATGGAAAAAGATTTATTAGAAGAAAATGCCCATTTAGTTGAATATCCTTTTCCTATAGTTGGAGAATTTCCTAAGGAATTTTTAAGACTCCCCGAACCACTTGTCATTACAGCCTTAAAAGAACACCAAAGATATATATGCTTAAAAAATAAAAAGGGGAAACTTATAAACTATTTTATAGCAGTAAATAATAATTTTCCTAAAAATTTAGAGGTACTTAAAAAAGGGCATGAAAGGGTTACCAAAGCAAGGCTTGAGGATGCTAAGTTTTATTTTGAAAAAGATTTAAAGGAATCCTTAGAAAAAAAAGTAGAGAAATTAAAAGGAATAGTTTATCATATAAAATGTGGAACTTTATGGGATAAGACTCAAAGACTTATTGAGCTCGGAATTTATTTAGCTCAAAAAATAAACTCTCATATAGATTTAGAAAAAGTTAAAAAGGTTTGCTTTTATGCTAAGGCTGATCACGCCTCTGAAGTAGTTAAAGAATTTACTTCTCTTCAAGGAATAATGGGAAGCATATATGCAGATTATTTTGGAGAAAAGGAAATAGCCTCAGCCTTATATGAACAATACCTTCCTTCTCCACAAAATGAAAGTTTACCTCAGACTTGGGAAGGAACGATTCTTTCTTTAGTAGATAAGATCGATCACCTTGTTTCTCTTTTCGGAAGTGGTGAAAAACCTACAGGGGAGGCAGATCCTTATGGACTAAGAAGAGCAGCTTATGGAATTATAAAAATACTTATTGGAAAAAATATTTTTCTTGATTTAGACAATATTTTTAATTATGCTTTAAAAGTCCTTGAAAAACAAAGTTTTTTAAGAGAAAAAGAAGCTTTAACTGAAATTTTAGAATTTTTCAGAAAAAGATTAGAAGGTGAATTTTTAAATTTAGGTTTTAATAAATTACTCATTAGTGTGATCATAAAACTTCCTCTTAATCCCTTTGATCAATTTTTAAGAATAAAAGCTTTAAAAAATTTTCAAGATAGAAAAGATTTTATTGATCTTATTACGGGATTTAAGAGGGTTTCTCAAATACTAAAAGGAATTGAAATAGAAAAACTTCCAAATTTAGACCCTACCCTTTTTAAAGAAAAAGAAGAAAATGAGCTTTATTTTAAAATGTTAGAATTACAACCAAAGTTAGAAGATTTTTTAAATAAAAAAGAATACATAAAATATTTGGAAACACTTCTTGAATTTAAGGAATTAATTGATCGGTTCTTCGACAATGTATTTGTTATGGTTGAGGATAAAAAAATAAGAGAAAATAGACTCAAACTTTTAGCAGAAATTTCAATTCATTTCAATTCTTTTGGAGATTTTACATATCTTATGTAAATTTTTTAAAAATGCGTAGAGTTATAATAGGAACTGCTGGTCATATAGATCATGGAAAAACTTCTTTAGTAAAAGCTCTCACAGGAATTGATACAGATCGTCTCAAGGAGGAAAAGGAAAGAGGTATTACTATTGATTTAGGTTTTGCTAACCTTTTACTTCCTTCAGGAACACTTGCTGGAATTGTTGATGTTCCTGGGCATGAAAGATTCATAAGAAATATGGTTGCTGGAGCAACTGGTATAGATTTAGTTATTTTAGTTATAGCTGCGGATGAAGGGGTTATGCCTCAAACTAAAGAACATCTTGAAATCTGTGAACTTTTGGGAATAAAAGACGGGGTTGTAGTTATTACTAAAATAGATTTAGTTGATAAAGAATGGTTAGAAATGGTAAAAGAAGAAGTAGAAAAATTTTTAAAGGACACTTTTTTAAAAAATGCACCTATAATTTATTTTTCTGCTGTTACAGGAGAGGGAAAAGAAGAACTTTTAAAAATATTAGATGAAAAAGCTTCCCAAATAATTATGAAGCCTGAAGATCAACCATTTAGACTACCTATTGACGGGGTTTTTACTATTAAAGGGTTTGGAACTGTAGTAAGAGGAACAGCTATCTCTGGAAAAATAAGTATAAATCAAATAGTTAAAATATATCCTAAGGAACTGGAAAGTAAAATAAGAAATATACAGGTTCATGGAAAAAATGTAGAAACAGCTTATGCTGGTATGAGAGTAGCTTTAAACCTTCAAGGGATAGAAAAGGAAGAGTTAGAAAGAGGTGATGTAGTTGCTGAACCAGATGTCTTAAAACCTTCACAATGGTTAGATATAAAAGTTACCTCATTAAAAAATATAAAACCCTTTATAAGAAACTTTGAAAATCTTCTTTTTTATGTTGGTACTTCAGAAGTTCTGGGTAAAATTATTCTCTTTGGAAAGGATGATTTAAAACCAGGAGAAACTGATATTGCTCAAATATTTCTTCAAAAACCAGTTACTGTATGGAGAGGTGATAGATTTATTTTAAGAAGAGCATCCACTAATACTACTGTTGGTGGAGGAGAAATAATAAATCCAGTTTCTTATAGAAGAAAAAGGACTAAACCTTGGGAAAGAAAAGAACTCGAATTTATTTCTCAAGCTGAAACCCCAGAGCTTATCAAATATTATGTAGAAAAAAAGGGATTCCTGGGTATAGAAGAAAGGGATTTACAACTTGCTGTTTCTGTTTTTGGTGAAAAATTCAAAGAGTTAATAGATCACCTTTCTCAAGAAATAGTTAAATTAAAAGAAAAAGAAAAAGTTTTGTATTTCTCAAAAAATGCTAAAGAAAAACTTCAAAATAAAATAATTGATACTTTAAAAGAATATCATAAAAATAACCCTTTTAGTCCTGGATTGACTAAAGAACTTTTAAAAATGAGAATTTCTTCTTTTATTCCTGATGTATTTTTAAATTATGTAATAGACGAACTTATACAAAAGGGAATTTTAAACAAAGAAAAAGAAATACTATTTCTTTCTGAATTTAAGATGATTGATTCTACAGAAAAAGAGGAGCTTAAAAAACAAATTGAAGAAAAAATATTAAAAGAGGGGCTAACTCCAAGAGATTTTGATGAAATTCTTTTAGATTTTAAAGATAAATATAAAGCTGCAAAAGAACTCTCACAAACTCTCTTAAAAGAAGAAATTTTGGTTAAGGTTTCTGAAAAATTAGTTTATCATAAAAATATTCTTCAAGAAATTGAGAAAAAAGTAATAGATTTTTTAACCAAAAATAAAGAAATGACTTTATCTGACTTTAGAAAAATATTGGGTTCTGAGATAAGCAGAAAATACTTAATCCCCTTAGCAGAGTATCTTGACAAAAAGAAAATAACTTTAAGAATTGGAGATAAAAGAATTTTAAGAAAAAAACTCTAACTTTTTAATTTTTTAGAAGTTTTTGTTTTCTTTTTAGTCTTTTTTTCTTTTTCTTTACTTAATTGATAAAGTTTTTTTAATCCTTTAGCTACCTCTTTATGAAATTTTTCAGGTTTGTATCCTGTAAGAATTTCTATAACATCATCAATAGTTTCTACTGTATATATATGAAATTTACCGTTTTTAATATCTTCTAATACATCGTCATCAAGAAGAATGTTATCAAAATTTTTTGCAGGAACAATTACTCCTTGCTCACCTGTAAAATTAGTAAGTTTGCACACTCTATAAAACCCTTCTATCTTTTCCTTTATTCCCCCTACCGGTTGTATATTACCAAACTGATCAATAGAACCTGTTACTGCTATATCCTGTCTTATAGGAATTTTAGAAATAGCTGAAAGTATAACCATAAGTTCTGCAGCCGACGCACTATCTCCTTCTACAGGTTCATAAGCTTGTTCAAAAGTAAGGGTACAAGATAATTGAAGAGGAAAATCTGTGCTATATTTGTTATATAAATAAGAAGAAAGAATAAGGACCCCTTTTGAATGGATGGGGCCACTCATATCTATTTCTCTTTCAATATTAATAACTCCTTTTGTTCCAGGAAAAACATTGGCTGTAATTCTTGAGGGTTTACCAAAACTATGATCTCCTAAAACATAAACACTTAACCCATTAATTTGCCCTGTCTTTTTCCCCTCTATATCTATAATTATTTTACCTTCCTTTATAAGTTCTCTTATTTTTTCTTCTAACAAATTAACTCTAAATATTTTCTCTCTAAGGGCTTGTTTTATTTCTTTTTGAGTAATAATTTCATTTTTAGAAAGGATATCTGCTTCTCTAAGCAGGTCTATAATATTTTTCAAAACAACATTTATTTTTTTTCTATCTCCCGCTTGATAAATGGCATATTTAAGAACTTCGGAAAGTCCAGAGGCATCAACTTCTTTTAAATTTTCTTCTTTAATGATTTTTTTAATAATTTTGGGAAAGCTCTCTATTACTTTATTATTTATTTCTATTATTGGATTAAATTCTGCTTTTATCTTAAATAATTCAATAAATTCTGGATCGTAAAAACTTAAAAGATAATAAAGAAAAGAATCTCCTATTAAAAATACTTTAGCAGAAAAAGGTACTGGTTCTGGAAGAAGTCCTA
The window above is part of the Thermodesulfobacterium geofontis OPF15 genome. Proteins encoded here:
- a CDS encoding M23 family metallopeptidase, coding for MKFKLYFLIFIIFIFFYMSILQAFKKDTSQKIEYKKNQLVELEKKKEILKKDKEKFLKLYITFYVKKLYSKDSSEFFKNPDYLTFLNEEERFKFIEKALIRKILSIEKEENTITFAYNKILKNIEKEKAKVQKAQKVYAVNPLDGKPIELGNHILKTKGPLSILAPIAGIIKGIGYKQNNIHIVIENEQCKATILGLDEVIVNVGDKVLRNQIIGNVKGEKNLSFSVKCEKPVS
- the purM gene encoding phosphoribosylformylglycinamidine cyclo-ligase; translation: MSIAEKYKSAGVDLEKAVLLVEIVKKFTANLPQKGIISEIGGFSGLFSLDISSYKNPVLTASTDGVGTKIKVAIKANKHKGIGIDLVAMCVNDIITSGAKPLFFLDYLAFGKFNEKVFSELIEGIVEGCKISECALLGGETAEMPGLYAEEDYDCAGFVVGIVERDKIIDGSNISIGDILLGIPSSGLHSNGFSLVRKILFEENKFSLDYIPEELEKPLGEEILTPTKIYVPFIKTILSKNLPIKGCVHVTGGGFIDNIPRILPKNCKAVIEKGSWEILPIFDFIQKLGNISEEEMFRVFNCGIGFILIISEDILEEIKNLILALGEKCYVIGYIDKRDEKENQVIFVEKR
- a CDS encoding glycine--tRNA ligase subunit alpha, which gives rise to MYFQEVIATLNKFWAEKGCVILQPYDMEVGAGTFHPATFLRALGPKPFSAAYVEPCRRPTDGRYGENPNRLQHYYQYQVIIKPSPDGIQDIYLESLKALGIDPKEHDIRFVEDDWESPTLGAWGLGWEVWLDGMEITQFTYFQQIGGFDCNPVTVEITYGLERITMYLQGVENVFDIKWNKNITYRDIHFRGEVEYSIYNFEEADVSLLKDLFNKFEKEANRLLDRGLVLPGYDYVIKCSHIFNLLDARGVLSPIERANYIGRVRGIAKKTAEKWLETEEY
- the glyS gene encoding glycine--tRNA ligase subunit beta; this translates as MGKNLLWEIGTEELPARFIIPALESLKILTEKKLKESLLNFEEIKTAGTLRRLTLFVKNLSEKQEEIEEEILGPSVKIGIDEKGNYTKQALGFAKKYGLTPENLTIKRTEKGEYLCLKRKIPGKKTIEILPQILLNILQNIYFPKSMRWGNYEIKFARPIRWVLCLYGKEVVPLKVANIEASSFTFGHRFLSEKPIQISEADWETYEVLLEKNYVIVDPEKRILKTKEEILKVSKNIGIPEMEKDLLEENAHLVEYPFPIVGEFPKEFLRLPEPLVITALKEHQRYICLKNKKGKLINYFIAVNNNFPKNLEVLKKGHERVTKARLEDAKFYFEKDLKESLEKKVEKLKGIVYHIKCGTLWDKTQRLIELGIYLAQKINSHIDLEKVKKVCFYAKADHASEVVKEFTSLQGIMGSIYADYFGEKEIASALYEQYLPSPQNESLPQTWEGTILSLVDKIDHLVSLFGSGEKPTGEADPYGLRRAAYGIIKILIGKNIFLDLDNIFNYALKVLEKQSFLREKEALTEILEFFRKRLEGEFLNLGFNKLLISVIIKLPLNPFDQFLRIKALKNFQDRKDFIDLITGFKRVSQILKGIEIEKLPNLDPTLFKEKEENELYFKMLELQPKLEDFLNKKEYIKYLETLLEFKELIDRFFDNVFVMVEDKKIRENRLKLLAEISIHFNSFGDFTYLM
- the selB gene encoding selenocysteine-specific translation elongation factor, with amino-acid sequence MRRVIIGTAGHIDHGKTSLVKALTGIDTDRLKEEKERGITIDLGFANLLLPSGTLAGIVDVPGHERFIRNMVAGATGIDLVILVIAADEGVMPQTKEHLEICELLGIKDGVVVITKIDLVDKEWLEMVKEEVEKFLKDTFLKNAPIIYFSAVTGEGKEELLKILDEKASQIIMKPEDQPFRLPIDGVFTIKGFGTVVRGTAISGKISINQIVKIYPKELESKIRNIQVHGKNVETAYAGMRVALNLQGIEKEELERGDVVAEPDVLKPSQWLDIKVTSLKNIKPFIRNFENLLFYVGTSEVLGKIILFGKDDLKPGETDIAQIFLQKPVTVWRGDRFILRRASTNTTVGGGEIINPVSYRRKRTKPWERKELEFISQAETPELIKYYVEKKGFLGIEERDLQLAVSVFGEKFKELIDHLSQEIVKLKEKEKVLYFSKNAKEKLQNKIIDTLKEYHKNNPFSPGLTKELLKMRISSFIPDVFLNYVIDELIQKGILNKEKEILFLSEFKMIDSTEKEELKKQIEEKILKEGLTPRDFDEILLDFKDKYKAAKELSQTLLKEEILVKVSEKLVYHKNILQEIEKKVIDFLTKNKEMTLSDFRKILGSEISRKYLIPLAEYLDKKKITLRIGDKRILRKKL